One Cucurbita pepo subsp. pepo cultivar mu-cu-16 chromosome LG07, ASM280686v2, whole genome shotgun sequence genomic region harbors:
- the LOC111798651 gene encoding dolichyl-diphosphooligosaccharide--protein glycosyltransferase subunit 1A-like — protein sequence MAFKLDLFLFTVALILSPVFSDLIFSKVDRRIDLTSQIVRVSSTIRVENEGTDVVSEVLLTFPEEQAKHLAHIQVTLNERKGKAKGSAINFPVDVVYPKETPPALKFYSVSLPKGLNQGESLTFDVLAVFTHVLHPFPEKITQADVQFVVFLDTAYFLSPYSVKVQSLSVKLPEARIESYTKLENTKTHGSEIKYGPYENLPPYSVKPIRFHFENNSPFPVAQELVREVEISHWGSIQITEHYNLVHGGAQSRGEFSRLDYQARPYARGASAFRNLVAKLPPRTHSVYYRDEIGNISTSHLWGDSKKTELEIEPRYPMFGGWRTSFTIGYGLPLQDFLFQDQGKRFLNITFGSPINEVVIDRLIVRVVLPEGSRDMSVSVPFSHKQWLETKFSHLDIEGRPVVVLEKDNVVPEHNQHFQVYYKFNCISMLREPVMLIFGFFILFVSGIIYMHSDMSISKSSASYLAKLQWDEVQTVIQQVQNIINRCLTIHDKLEASLRDLSRTGDIQACKAARKAADASLKELSKELKPLISFLQSSQQATHILPKVEELVVKERDLQERLIVKHTTVVDCYEKKYGGREIENRVASQQQRITALRQEVDDLLEFIDEI from the exons ATGGCATTCAAGTTGGATCTGTTCCTTTTCACGGTTGCTCTCATCCTTTCGCCTGTATTTTCCGATCTGATCTTCTCCAAGGTTGATCGCCGG ATTGACTTGACTTCTCAGATTGTTCGCGTATCTTCAACTATAAGG GTAGAAAATGAGGGGACTGATGTGGTGTCTGAAGTATTGTTAACCTTTCCCGAAGAACAAGCAAAACACTTGGCTCATATTCAAGTAACattgaatgaaagaaaagggaaagccaaaggATCTGCTATAAATTTCCCTGTCGATGTTGTTTATCCCAAGGAAACGCCTCCAGCATTGAAATTTTACTCGGTATCTCTACCAAAAGGATTAAACCAGGGTGAAAGCTTGACTTTTGATGTCTTGGCTGTTTTCACCCATGTGTTGCATCCATTCCCAGAGAAAATCACCCAGGCTGATGTTCAGTTTGTAGTGTTTCTTGACACTGCATACTTTTTGTCTCCTTATTCTGTCAAGGTCCAGTCACTGAGTGTTAAATTGCCTGAAGCAAGAATTGaatcttatacaaaattgGAAAACACGAAGACTCATGGTTCTGAGATCAAATATGGTCCTTATGAGAATCTTCCCCCATATTCAGTGAAACCCATACGCtttcattttgaaaacaaTAGTCCATTTCCTGTTGCTCAAGAGCTTGTCCGTGAGGTAGAGATTTCTCACTGGGGCAGCATTCAAATAACAGAGCATTATAATCTTGTCCATGGTGGTGCTCAAAGTAGAGGGGAATTTTCCAG GCTTGATTATCAGGCCAGACCTTATGCAAGAGGGGCTTCTGCATTTAGAAATCTTGTTGCAAAACTACCACCAAGAACTCATTCGGTATACTATAGGGACGAAATTGGAAACATCTCTACATCTCATCTATGGGGCGATTCTAAGAag aCTGAGCTGGAGATTGAACCTAGATATCCAATGTTTGGTGGTTGGAGAACTTCTTTTACTATTGGATATGGTTTGCCACTTCAGGATTTTCTATTTCAGGATCAGGGAAAACGCTTTCTTAACATCACTTTTGGTTCTCCTATAAATGAAGTTGTGATTGATAGGCTCATTGTCAGg GTTGTTTTAcccgagggctccagagataTGTCTGTGTCTGTTCCATTTTCTCATAAACAGTGGCTCGAG ACAAAATTTTCACACTTGGACATTGAGGGTAGACCAGTGGTTGTACTGGAAAAGGACAATGTTGTGCCGGAGCATAATCAGCACTTCCAG GTCTACTACAAGTTCAACTGCATTTCAATGCTCAGGGAGCCTGTGATGTTGATTTTTGGATTCTTTATCCTTTTTGTCTCAGGCATCATTTATATGCATTCTGACATGTCAATTTCAAAGTCTTCTGCTTCTTATTTAGCGAAGTTACAATGGGATGAG GTGCAAACTGTGATTCAACAAGTTCAGAATATTATCAACAGATGCTTAACCATACACGATAAACTGGAAGCATCATTGCGTGATCTTTCTCGGACTGGTGACATCCAAGCTTGTAAAGCAGCTCGTAAAGCAGCTGATGCTTCATTGAAAGAGCTTTCAAAAGAGTTGAAGCCTTTGATTTCATTCTTGCAGTCATCCCAGCAGGCTACCCATATATTGCCCAAG GTGGAAGAGTTGGTGGTCAAGGAGAGAGATCTGCAGGAGAGGCTGATTGTGAAACACACGACGGTGGTGGACTGCTATGAGAAGAAGTATGGGGGACGTGAAATTGAGAACAGGGTTGCTTCACAGCAGCAAAGAATTACAGCCTTGAGGCAGGAAGTTGACGATCTACTCGAGTTTATCGatgaaatataa
- the LOC111798123 gene encoding outer envelope pore protein 21, chloroplastic-like isoform X1: METSLRCGGDSRALRIHAKEKIPLDSNIFLQVHGELDTRMGEPSLLAASVRQFFPDLFASAGIGVQYDKYRKLQHFARGKMSFPVTTDGMLQFTIKGQSHHDKDFKQTNFKGAAEFSLGVYNVQGEQDVRVKLGFEVFEKIPYLQIRENNWTLNADINGRWSVRFIL, from the exons ATGGAGACTTCTCTCAGATGTGGCGGAGACTCCAGAGCCTTAAGAATCCACGCCAAGGAGAAGATTCCTCTCGACTCCAACATTTTCTTGCAG GTTCATGGAGAGCTAGATACAAGAATGGGAGAACCGAGTCTACTTGCTGCTTCCGTGAGACAATTTTTCCCCGAC TTGTTTGCAAGCGCGGGTATAGGGGTGCAATATGACAAATATAGGAAACTTCAGCATTTTGCTCGAGGGAAAATGTCTTTTCCTGTGACAACCGATGGTATGTTGCAATTTACTATTAAAGGGCAGTCTCATCATGACAAGGATTTTAAGCAG ACTAATTTCAAAGGGGCTGCTGAATTTTCCTTGGGTGTATATAATGTCCAAGGGGAGCAAGATGTAAGGGTCAAACTAGGATTTGAAGTGTTCGAAAAG ATACCATATCTTCAGATCAGGGAAAACAATTGGACATTGAATGCAGACATCAATGGTAGATGGAGTGTGAGATTCATCCTGTGA
- the LOC111798123 gene encoding outer envelope pore protein 21, chloroplastic-like isoform X2 has product METSLRCGGDSRALRIHAKEKIPLDSNIFLQVHGELDTRMGEPSLLAASVRQFFPDLFASAGIGVQYDKYRKLQHFARGKMSFPVTTDGMLQFTIKGQSHHDKDFKQFCSIVFLAD; this is encoded by the exons ATGGAGACTTCTCTCAGATGTGGCGGAGACTCCAGAGCCTTAAGAATCCACGCCAAGGAGAAGATTCCTCTCGACTCCAACATTTTCTTGCAG GTTCATGGAGAGCTAGATACAAGAATGGGAGAACCGAGTCTACTTGCTGCTTCCGTGAGACAATTTTTCCCCGAC TTGTTTGCAAGCGCGGGTATAGGGGTGCAATATGACAAATATAGGAAACTTCAGCATTTTGCTCGAGGGAAAATGTCTTTTCCTGTGACAACCGATGGTATGTTGCAATTTACTATTAAAGGGCAGTCTCATCATGACAAGGATTTTAAGCAG TTTTGTTCCATTGTTTTTTTGGCAGACTAA
- the LOC111798639 gene encoding monosaccharide-sensing protein 2-like, producing the protein MKGAVLVALAASIGNFLQGWDNATIAGAMVYIKKDMALNSSVEGLVVAISLIGATIITTCSGPISDWVGRRPMLILSSLLYFISGLIMLWSPNVFILCIARLLDGFGIGLAVTLVPVYISETAPSDIRGLLNTLPQFTGSGGMFISYCMVFSMSLSVSPSWRVMLGVLSIPSVLYFILTVFFLPESPRWLVSKGKMLEAKKVLQRLRGIEDVSGELALLVEGLGIGGETSIEEYIIGPAEGLDGESAADHKDKIRLYGPGEGLSWVAKPVTGQSSLALASRQGSMVNKSMALMDPLVTLFGSVHEKLPESGSMLFPNFGSMFSTVEPHVKNEQWDEESQRGDDYTSEAAGMDSDDNVHSPLISRQATSMDKDIVPPPSHGSIFSVRHHSSFLQGSSDAVGNTGISGGWQLAWKWSEKGEDGKEGGFKRIYLHQEDIPAPRRGSILSLPGEDVYAEGEFIQAAALVSQPALFSKELKDQRPVGPAMVHPSETVSKTPIWSALLEPGVKHALIVGIGIQILQQFSGINGVLYYTPQILEEAGVEVLLSNMGIGSESASFLISAVTTFLMLPCIGVAMRLMDISGRRRLLLATIPVLIVSLVVLVVFELVTVSTMVNAAISTICVVVYFCIFVMAYGPIPNILCSEIFPTRVRGLCIAVCAMVFWIGDIIVTYTLPLMLSAIGLAGVFGVYAVVCIVSWIFVYLKVPETKGMPLEVIAEFFSVGARQAAKVAKN; encoded by the exons ATGAAGGGAGCTGTGTTAGTGGCTCTTGCAGCTTCGATTGGAAACTTTCTTCAAGGATGGGATAATGCCACCATTGCTG GGGCTATGGTGTACATAAAGAAGGACATGGCTCTGAATTCTTCAGTGGAAGGACTTGTAGTGGCGATATCACTGATAGGAGCAACGATTATTACGACGTGCTCAGGACCGATATCAGATTGGGTCGGTCGACGTCCAATGCTGATACTATCATCACtgctttattttataagtGGTTTGATCATGTTGTGGTCGCCTAATGTGTTTATATTGTGCATAGCTAGGCTGTTGGATGGATTTGGGATTGGTCTTGCTGTTACTCTTGTACCAGTTTATATTTCTGAGACTGCCCCATCAGATATAAGAGGATTGTTGAATACTCTCCCACAGTTTACTGGATCTGGTGGCATGTTCATATCTTACTGTATGGTATTTTCTATGTCGTTGTCGGTCTCGCCGAGCTGGAGGGTAATGCTTGGAGTTCTTTCGATCCCGTCCGTCCTATATTTTATACTAACGGTGTTTTTCTTGCCTGAATCTCCTCGGTGGCTTGTTAGTAAAGGTAAGATGCTCGAGGCGAAAAAGGTTCTCCAAAGACTCCGTGGCATAGAGGACGTTTCAG GTGAGTTGGCTTTGCTGGTGGAAGGTCTTGGGATTGGGGGGGAGACATCCATAGAAGAGTATATAATAGGACCTGCTGAAGGGTTAGATGGGGAGAGTGCTGCTGATCATAAAGATAAAATCAGGTTATATGGACCAGGAGAAGGCCTATCTTGGGTTGCTAAGCCTGTCACAGGACAGAGTTCTCTTGCCCTTGCATCCCGGCAAGGAAGTATGGTCAATAAAAGTATGGCTCTTATGGACCCTCTTGTCACCCTCTTTGGTAGTGTTCATGAGAAGCTCCCGGAGTCCGGGAGCATGCTTTTTCCGAATTTTGGCAGCATGTTCAGCACGGTCGAACCTCACGTGAAAAACGAGCAATGGGACGAGGAGAGCCAGAGAGGAGATGACTATACATCAGAGGCTGCTGGAATGGACTCAGATGACAATGTGCATAGTCCACTGATTTCACGTCAGGCAACCAGTATGGATAAAGACATTGTTCCTCCTCCTTCTCATGGCAGTATTTTCAGCGTGAGGCACCATAGTAGTTTCTTGCAAGGAAGTTCCGACGCAGTTGGTAATACTGGCATCAGTGGAGGCTGGCAGTTAGCATGGAAATGGTCCGAGAAAGGCGAGGACggaaaggagggtggatttaAACGTATTTATTTGCACCAGGAGGACATTCCTGCGCCTCGACGTGGTTCGATTCTTTCTCTTCCTGGTGAAGATGTCTATGCAGAAGGTGAGTTCATCCAGGCTGCAGCCTTGGTTAGCCAGCCTGCTCTTTTCTCTAAGGAGCTTAAAGATCAGCGCCCGGTCGGCCCTGCAATGGTTCATCCATCCGAAACTGTATCGAAAACTCCCATATGGTCCGCTCTCCTCGAACCAGGCGTTAAGCATGCTCTAATTGTAGGAATTGGAATCCAGATTCTTCAGCAG ttttccGGGATCAACGGAGTTCTTTACTACACACCTCAAATTCTTGAAGAGGCTGGTGTTGAAGTTCTGCTATCAAACATGGGCATTGGTTCTGAATCTGCATCGTTCCTGATCAGTGCAGTCACAACCTTTCTGATGCTTCCTTGTATAGGTGTGGCCATGAGGCTCATGGATATTTCAGGCAGAAG GCGCCTCTTACTGGCTACCATCCCGGTGCTAATAGTATCGCTCGTCGTTCTCGTCGTGTTTGAGCTTGTTACGGTGAGCACCATGGTGAATGCAGCAATCTCAACCATATGTGTCGTTGTTTACTTTTGCATCTTTGTGATGGCATATGGACCAATTCCAAACATCCTTTGCTCGGAAATTTTCCCGACGAGGGTCCGTGGCCTCTGCATTGCGGTTTGCGCAATGGTATTCTGGATCGGAGATATAATTGTAACCTACACTCTACCCCTAATGCTTAGTGCTATTGGTCTTGCTGGTGTCTTTGGCGTCTATGCAGTCGTGTGTATAGTTTCATGGATTTTCGTCTACTTGAAAGTCCCAGAAACCAAAGGCATGCCGCTCGAGGTCATCGCCGAGTTCTTCTCTGTTGGCGCGAGACAGGCTGCTAAAGTTGCTAAGAATTGA